The Apostichopus japonicus isolate 1M-3 chromosome 3, ASM3797524v1, whole genome shotgun sequence region GCAATACATGAAACTGATCTGTAGAAGTTATGATTATAAGAATTAATGACTCTCCCAAATGACGAACTTACATTGCCTCTTGACCGATGATCAATGGGCGTCATCTATACGAGTTATACGAGTATAGATGACAAACTGTTTTCAAGACAACAAACTTTAATTAGTTAGAGAGCTtgttacataaaaaaaaatcttaggcAAATAAAATTCTGTGAGTTTGTTACAGGTTAACTTAACACTTAACTTAACACAAACAAGTTAATGATGATAAATGCCAAGAAATCAAATACAAGGTTTGCTTAGTGATGTTTGAAAGAATAGGGTACAAgtaagaaataatttaaaacattgcttcaatttaatcaaAGACAGCATGAACTATCAATTCTCTGTCTTAGTTGGTATGGTACTCAATTCTAGTGCATTGATCCCATTAGCTTAGCATTGTTCATAAACGACAACTGATTGCATTTGCAATGTAATTTCTCCTGCCACTCTAAATATGAATGAACATGAAGCAAAAAAGCACTTTACCATAAAACAAGCTTGAGTATGTGAGGAAATAGAGCAAACATACAGAGTAgtgatatttgtttgtatttatgtcATCTCATATTATTGTATCATCTTGCAGGGCAAATTTTCAAAGAGttttttctggttgtccctCAAACAACCAGGCCTTACTCTTTGGTTGCCCGAACTGCAAACTTAATCCTCCGAGAAAAAATAGTATATCATGTCGCTCGAAGTACGTCCAAAGCAAAACCACTTGCTGTGATATTAATGTGAAGCCTCCTTGGCAGGATATTGAATATGAGCAAACAAAAGATGGGTAGTTGAGGGCGCTGCTGTTTGATAGCTTTTGCAAGGTTCGGTAATCCAAGGTTATCTGACGCAAAGACTGTAGCAGCTAGGTAGGTCTGTCAAACTTTACAACATGTTGTTCAATTATAAATTGCCAAGAAATGCTAGTATGCACTTTGTAAAACTTTGTTCAGCTGTTACAGGATATCAGGTTTACTTAGGACTTCAGCATCATGCTGAGAGCAAAATGGGATTGTGAGCAATATTGGCTGCTTATAACAGCTGTCAGCACTTCACTTTAGCCATGTTGAATATCCAATCAGATTCACTCCAGACACTACCAAAGAATATATTTATCCAGTAATATGACTCAATTGCTATTAAAACTAAGCCACAGATGTAAAGCAGTCTTTGAACGACCAAGAGGcgaggagaggagagggaacTGGCAAGCATGCTTTAAATTTCCCATAACCAGCTACCCATCCAAAGAATGAACCAAGTtttaaaaagatatttgaattgACCAGTTACTCAGTTACCCATAGATATTCTAGTGCAAAAACAGTAAAGATTTCAGAGCTAGGGATATGTTTACTACTTTCTGGGGGAAGGGTTGAGGGGTGCCCACCCTCCAATGCCACTGCCCCATGTTCTGATGTTAATGAAGTATTACGAAACACACTGCCATAATATAAAGATGATACTGTATCATGATTCTTACCATTGGATGGGTCATCGGTGGAGTTCTTCCCTTGGTTTGACGAAATAAGACTAGATTGGCACTTGACATGAAGATAAAGTTTATTCTCTGCTGGTTGACCAGCACTGTCTATCCATTTACACTCATTAAGGTGATCCTCGGAACCAGAACAAGATGGGTACTGTGGAAGACATTTGTAGAGATGAAAGATCTGTGGTACTTCGGCACTGTATGAGTGTTCTCCTTGGCCCTGACCTAACTGATTGCACAATGTAGTTGTTGCCAATGAATTCCAGGTTTCATCGCACAGAGTGTGCCAACTGTTCTCAAAGTAAATCAAGACAAGGTTTCCAATCTCCATGGTAGTTGTTGAGATTTCCACTGTGACAACATCAAAATCTGGggcaaaaacaaaaaggaagggGGGAAAACATTATAGTAAACGTATACGTCATTGGTAAATAAAATTTGTATTATCGATGTATAAGAGATCTAGATGGCATCTGTATTTTTATGGAACTTTGAGGACTGAAAAccgtttcttttctttctttctttttctttttgcaacTTATTTACGAAATGAAAATCTGGTTGTGACTCCATGTCACTAAGCCAGTCATCTGACATCTTCCTTCAAAACAGAACTGATTTTTAACAAAGAAGAAGAGTCCATATATAGAAAGTTTAGATACTAACAACTTATTCTCAATCTAAATGATTTACAAAGGAACTACTACGCTCTGTCGGCTGGAGTAGGTCTATGTTTGGTTACATTTTGAAATGTAATAACGTTTTGGTTTCAGAAACCGTCCAGTAATCCACTTACAATATATAACTTTGTAGCGTTGTGTACATTGTGAGTTTGAAATGGCGTCTCATGCCTCCCCCTAAAAGGAAAGATCTTTAAGTCGTGCTTGTAATTTTCCTGTCACCTTTAGTTACTTAACATCAACAAGGATGCAAGGGTCAAACTCACACCATACCTTGGTAATTAACATCAGGAGTGCAACGTAGGGTGACATCTTGGGAATGGTGACAAGCGCCAATGTTCACCAAGGACAAATTACAGTCAGAGAGGTGTGATTCGTCACCGTTACATACAGCACTGTCATAGACGATCGGAAGACTAAAATCTGGAGATAGGGGGAAGAGGTGGGCTAACGGTGGACCCATCGAGAGTTGATGACAAGCAACCGCTGCAGCTTCCCAGGTCCAAACGTTGTTGCAAAGGGTGCCCCACCGAGAAGGGCGATATTCAATTTCCAAACGACCGTCCCAAACAGTGTCTCCTTCCGTCAGTCTTATACCTGAATATCAGAGAGAGAAACAAatatcatgagagaaaacaaTTACTTCAAGATTTGTCAAAAATCATACAGATAAATGTTCAGTTGCAATGAGCCAGGCTTTGTTTAACATTAAACAGTTCATTTGGAGTACATGCTGGCCTTTTGAAGCCTTTTACAAGTATAAGTGGAATTTTACATGTATCACTAAATATGTAGTGGGACTACATTACCTAAGAATTAAGGTTGTATTGTATATAGATAAAAGTTAACCAATCAAACATGCCTTGCAGTCATTCCTTGTAAACCAATTGATGTAGTTAAGGTGGTAGGCTGCATCAACCAGCATTTAGTCTTAGAACCGATCAGCACCGTTTAAATTCTGTTACCTTTCCGACCagaattgtttaaattttgacATAATGACCCGAATTAGCCAGTACTGTACACTGGAAACTGGTTACCAGTACTCAACTCAGTTATACTACGTAGCTATGTCCCTTGTGATATATCTAAAGTGAAACGGTACTGACTACAACCTACAATCAATAATGAGGTAAATGATACATTAAGTGTATTTTAATACAAGTCTTGCTTTACCTAacccagggaataatttagtgtccaaagtttgtgtagcagttttgaaggctctgaacatTGTCTATTATATTAATGATTAATTCTTGTACAGCAATCTGTACATATTGCTATGCGATAACAGTTAAATTATTTTCCCAGTAGCTGCCTTAAAAATTCATGCGTATCATATACCTCAATTATGTaagaagtcaaataatggttGCCCATGCTCAAACTTCAACAAGGTAACTGCCATTACCCCTTTATGAGTTCTTTAAATTCACTGTCTACATTTCCAACACACTTTAAATATGGGAAAGATTTTGTAGGGTGGAAGTATCAAAGAAAATACTGTTGGTTTGGTTTGGCAAAAAGCTGTGGCCAATACTGGTGACCTTTGGAAAGCCATAATCGTCATCACCAGATACTCACCACTTTGCCATACTTGGCTTTCTGTCACATGACACTTTAAGGATGTCAGAAACAGGAACTGCAGAATCGGCTTGATTAAACGAGATGGCCGGAACACATTCCACATGGTAGCTGGCATCCACCTCTCTGCTACTATGAGATTCATCTTGATGTCAGGTTGTTTGTGGATTAGTCACATCATACTGTAGCTCTCAGTGACCTTTTCGTGCATGTACTGTATGCTCAATAATTATCACTGCCTCGTTCTAAAAATTTGGGAATTGGTGATATCCCATGGACAAACCTGTCAGTGTGCTCAAACCTCTCTCATACATTAAAATcctgaaaagaagaaagaaaaggattTAAGTCTGGGCAAATTGTTAAAGCATATTTCTGGCGGTCCCTCGGACAATCAGTTCGTACTTTCTTTGTTGTCTGAACAGCAAAGTTTGGTGTCCAATgagcaaaataacaaagaatgaccaataaATGTACACTGCAGGAAAGATGTGTACGTTTGGTGGTTAGAACACCTTTTAGGCCAGAAAAAAGTGTTACAAATTATTATACCTGTTTGGGAATACTtcagttacaatgcaatctgaatttgtaGTACGTACTAGTTGTCCGCCAGACAACCTCCAGTGCTATTTTGTGGTCTGAACAGAGTTGAACACAACCCTACAGTATGGTAGCCTACAGTACAAACTTCACTCCCTTTACAAATTAAAAAGTAACATTAAGCGGAATCGAAATTCGACACCGATTGTGAAAGTGCAATGAGTATGGAAGATGTCAAATAGTTTGCAGAAGTTAACCAATTTTGCTAAATGCATGGAGTAATTCACCATTGTCTCAAAAtacaaattgattttttttttcagtggcaATTTTGGCTGTTTCTGTTAAGGCTTTGTAGATTAAAATTGCGATAGAAAaatggttacaatttgacttacGAACACTGCAAGTGCCAAGTACAGTGTCTATCAGTGCAGCTACATATTTAAAACACATTATGTGGATGTCGGGGACACACAAAATTACTGTACATTGTGATACTTCTAACGAGAAACTTCCTGCTAATCGCCTGATATTTGGTCAGTCAGTGATTACCACTCTCCTGGGGAGACTCATCTGTTCATGAGTAAAACTGCTTTTGCTCATACAGTCAATTGAACATTAggcaattgaatatttacagCTTATAGTTACTTATACCTAGGCCAAAGGGCCAAGATTATTGGGATGACGATTTAACTTGAATTTTGATAGCCTGTTGATAACTgtactgttagtgttactgttactgtgttactgtagtgttactgttagccTGTTGTTAATATAAGATGGAAGTAAAACGGGTGGCAGCAAAGTAACCAGTACTGATAAATTTCACAAATTATAATGTTCTTTAGCTTTCATGCCCCGTCTCGACTGACCAAGCCAATACAACCATCGGGTTGACGTTGACTAAACAAATCCAGGTAACTTTACTGTTTAGTGTAAGCGTAACTTGGACTAACTAACGGTAGACCTAGTCCCCGGACATCCCACAGTACTAGGCTAGATCCGCGAATTCGAAAAAGAAACAACCACTTGCCAACAAGTGTTGGCCTAAATTATTCAATAGTTTGTAGTTCGTGTAATTAATGGAATCTTGATGGAAATCACATGAGTAATTTCAGTTTTCATACTACCTTTGCGAGTGCATTATCTGGAACTTCCTATTAGGACTCCGTGTTTTCACTGGCAGCCAACGAATTAATCTGTCGGAAGCTAGCAGCAAATAACAGCGGACTATGACGTATAGTGCTAACACACATGGTATGAAGATAACGAAAATTACACTAATACACATCGACAGTGTACAACAACTGAGGCCAAACAGGACCAGAAAGTCAAatgacttagtgattccttgctaaTATGAGAAGAAACTTTGGATACAAGAGTTTCCAACGATCTGAATTGCTGAGCAGTGATGACAAGTCTTGCAGACTTGATTTATCATACCTATGCAAAGAGGATTGAAGGTCAAGCAAACTTCACTGCATAATCAGACTTATTCTGAATGTAACCtgtaattgacctttgacctcaaggGAAACTGTAGACATTTATGTACATACCAAGGGGTATGTACATACATGGCAAGGGGTGTgtacataccaagtttgaagttcaagcaacttctcaagttatcgcattttcaaatttctcagactttgacatctgttgaccttaaacgacctttgacctccatgaaaaacaatagggatcatctgctcaccaagggctacCCAACAAGCAACTTTACTTCTTGAGAAATCGTGTCTACAAGGTTTACAGCctttgacctccggtgacctttgacctgcatgaGAATGAATAGAGAACAACTAATCACTAAGGATTACctacataccaagtttgaagttcaatcAACTTTCACTTCATGAGATATTCTGGTTGATAGGTTTTCAGACCACccatgaactttgacctccatgaaaaaacaACAGAGATCATGTACTTAACAAGGGCTACCTACATACCAAGTTCCAAGTTCAGGTAACTGTGggttcttgagatatcgtgtcaAAAAGCCAAGGCGTTTAATAcacccacacacgcacacggttgccggacaactacccccggacaTATACCCCCGGACTCATAGCCCAGGGACAAGTACCCCCTGACAATCACCCCGGACAAAAATCCCCGAGGACGAATACCACccagacaactacccccgggaAAACTACCCCGAATATACACcaccgaggacaaatacccccgaggataagtacccccccccccccagacaactaccccgggacaactacccccggacatacacccccgaggacaaatacccctgAGGACAATTAAGCCCCACCCCCAGCAATTACCTCCGGGAAAACTCTACCCGCGCAATTACACCGGCACAGATACCTCACCCAGGCAACTACCCGAACTAAACCAGAAACAATGCATGGGGGTATTGATGATGATCATGCACACCAAACTAGAGGGGTGGACCGTGATTGTGCTTGCCCCGCCCCTCCCTTCTGCTCCTCCCATCCTAAAATGGCGTTCAATCCCAGGAAAATAGCTTAGGATAAGCAAAACAAGAGGAGCGTGGAGGCCGAGTGGctaattcttttgttttatatattatcaCAGGATTATGGGTTCGATTCCAGCTCTCACCATTATGTCGTATGTCCTTGAGCAAGGCACTTTTATCTCGACTGGCCCTCTCCATCCAGGTGTATACtgtaaatgggtacctgtgaggtaactaagGTATGTGCGCTGGATTCTCGGCACAGTTAGCCTAATGACCAGGGATTCAAAGTGCTTTGAGATGGCTGTgccatataaagcgctatacaaaaactaacataacataacataacataacaaatcatcaaataaaattactcagaagaaaacttgaaaatggtaagtcgcaataagccggaattgttcggagattaataTTACAGAATAGTGTCATtataacaaatagtaaattaatagttactacCATCAGTGAGCAAtgcccaaccccaccccccccccgggccTTGGTCCATTGTCAAACCCTATCCAGGGGTTTTGGGGGCTTATATATAAAAAGCTCGAATCTTTTTCAAAGTCGGGAGGATGTTAAAAGGGCCAGGGCACACGACGACTCTAGTGGTGCGAGTTTAACCAACACCCCGACCCGATTGTAAATATGCTCTCGGCGttgcccgagggaccagggtataTGTTGAGGCCCGCGGGAAACTAACCTTGAAAAGAGACGGGCGTATCCGTTGCTGCATCCGTCCACTATAGTTAACGGCATATGTCCAGGGGAATattcgtccgggggtatttatccggggggtaattgtctagggggtattCGTCCGACGAGGTTGTTGTCCGGGTTGTGTTTTTTTGTCCtcggggtaattgtccgggtaTATGTCCGGGTGGAAGTTGTcctggggggtagttgtccgagATGGTTTTTGTCCGGGagtatctgtccgggtggtaatcGTCCGAGGGttattgtctggggggtaatcgtccgggggtatttgtctgggggtatttgtccggtcacGACGCACACACGCCATCACAATATCATAGATCCTttcggcaaggaataaaaatggGCAACTTATTAGAGACATGACATAATCCATATGTTGGCTTTTAGCATGATAAAATAGGTCTACTGCTACCGGTACCTTCTTGACCAATATTGATCATATAATTAACAATTTACCACTATTCAAAATTCATCACAACAAATTCGATCGAGATAACTTCCAAAACTATGGTTTAATTCTTCCAAATTATATAATTCAAGTTCAAGAGGGATTTGAGGAGGCAGAATAGTACAAGAAATGAGATGAGAAActcttctttcacgtggtatcTACCAACTATTGGTAACAAACTTGCTTGTTGACCAAAAATGTCCCTAAACATTATGGCTCTATTTCGCATTCGATCACGAATTTCTTACTTTAGCAAAAAAAAGACACTTTCAAACTATCATGGTTCATGGAGTTTTTCTTCGGAACTCAATAATTCGAGTTAGAGAGGGTTTTGGGAGGGCTGGAAGAGTACCAGGAAAGAGAAAAGACACTCCTCTTTTACGTTTCATGTTTTCTACTggtaacaaaacaaacaagaccATAAACAGACCGCTATTTCAAGCCTAGAAAATATGTATTACTACTATCAAATTCCCCCGGCGGAGGGGGTGGCTGAAGGGGGATAAATTAGTCATGGTCTTTCACGAATTGAAATAATTGTTAGAATGTTTAGTCACCGTTTACTGTTGGAGTTCTTTAGGAATCTCAAAACACTCTATAACTGGAGTTGTAAAAATGTTTATAACTAAAATAATTTTCCTCGGTGTTGGTAGTTATATTCAATGCACATATTAAACATTATGCTTTATCCAAGCGTATCAGATACAAGATGGGATCACGGTGTTTATGGCCATTTCTCGCAGACTAGCTTGACCGTGATAGTTGTCTTATACAAAAGGAATgagaaatgtttgaattttactGTGCCGGGTAGAATTGTGGGCTCTCAAATCGCTCCACAACTCCAGTTTTCACCTTTTCTATTATGGTATATTTCCAACATTCTTCGTCAGATAACA contains the following coding sequences:
- the LOC139965260 gene encoding uncharacterized protein, giving the protein MNLIVAERWMPATMWNVFRPSRLIKPILQFLFLTSLKCHVTESQVWQSGIRLTEGDTVWDGRLEIEYRPSRWGTLCNNVWTWEAAAVACHQLSMGPPLAHLFPLSPDFSLPIVYDSAVCNGDESHLSDCNLSLVNIGACHHSQDVTLRCTPDVNYQDFDVVTVEISTTTMEIGNLVLIYFENSWHTLCDETWNSLATTTLCNQLGQGQGEHSYSAEVPQIFHLYKCLPQYPSCSGSEDHLNECKWIDSAGQPAENKLYLHVKCQSSLISSNQGKNSTDDPSNDQRSVSGGLIAFFLIALCLGAAFAMCKLVQRFNRRISTESDEAESQPQIQVLSVRSLEQVDDFVLERPPDVQVLPDDIPPSYQQFVTNPELFRMLSEQNDMTGASESSTRAVADDPIESPPPDYATVTFDIPDVDSARNLGQQDGSSDRGVDLPDDNSGGNSEVQEDISARSFDLSEDNSGRHLEQRDDISDGSLSPSDSGSERSYDTRL